A portion of the Pleurocapsa minor HA4230-MV1 genome contains these proteins:
- a CDS encoding glycosyltransferase family 4 protein, with amino-acid sequence MKIAYATTYNSRRLAGLNEWSGLGYYIAQSLKSQGMHLDYLGPLKEKVDLRMRQKLKRSYYRLFQSSHYEKDSDILVLKDYAHQISNLLSSTNADIVFSATIRPIVYLECSQPIVFWADATGAGLIDFYPQYRNLCQESLENWHMIEKLALEKCKLAIYASEWAAQTAIKYYNADPAKVKVVPFGANVDALKTLDEVKDLIEARPSNQCKLLFLGVDWYRKGGDVALKVAEELNNAGLDTELTVVGCEPIVEGTIPSFVKPLGFISKSTATGKKRINQLIAESHFLILPSKAECYGVVFCEANSFGVPCISRKVGGIPTIIKTNINGNLFDLNADISEYCDYIYNLFSNYADYKIMALSAFNEYQSRLNWKVAGQKVKQLLLENI; translated from the coding sequence ATGAAGATAGCTTATGCAACAACCTATAATTCACGTAGATTAGCTGGCTTAAATGAATGGTCTGGCTTAGGCTACTATATTGCACAATCTTTGAAAAGCCAAGGTATGCATTTGGACTATCTCGGACCTTTGAAAGAGAAGGTTGACTTGAGGATGAGACAAAAGTTAAAACGCAGTTACTACAGGTTATTTCAAAGTTCACATTATGAAAAAGACTCAGATATATTAGTTCTTAAAGATTATGCCCATCAAATTTCTAACCTGCTTTCTTCAACAAATGCAGACATCGTGTTTAGCGCGACGATAAGACCAATTGTCTACCTTGAATGTAGTCAACCGATTGTTTTCTGGGCAGATGCAACTGGTGCTGGTCTGATAGATTTTTACCCCCAGTATAGAAATCTATGCCAGGAATCACTTGAAAACTGGCACATGATAGAAAAGCTTGCCCTAGAAAAGTGTAAGTTAGCAATTTACGCTTCTGAATGGGCAGCTCAGACGGCAATTAAGTATTACAATGCAGACCCTGCTAAAGTAAAGGTAGTACCCTTTGGCGCAAATGTTGATGCTTTAAAAACTTTGGATGAGGTGAAGGATTTGATTGAAGCTAGACCTTCAAATCAATGCAAACTCTTGTTCTTAGGTGTTGATTGGTATCGTAAAGGAGGAGATGTTGCGCTCAAGGTTGCTGAAGAACTGAATAATGCAGGTTTAGATACGGAATTAACAGTTGTTGGTTGTGAACCGATTGTGGAAGGAACTATCCCTAGCTTTGTTAAACCTTTGGGCTTTATCAGTAAGTCTACTGCTACTGGAAAAAAAAGAATTAATCAACTCATTGCGGAATCTCATTTTTTGATTCTGCCTTCAAAAGCAGAATGCTATGGAGTTGTTTTTTGTGAAGCAAATTCATTTGGTGTCCCTTGTATTTCCAGGAAAGTTGGTGGGATTCCAACAATTATCAAAACAAATATCAATGGTAATCTGTTCGATCTCAATGCTGATATATCTGAATATTGCGATTACATATATAATTTATTTTCTAACTACGCAGATTATAAAATTATGGCTCTCTCTGCTTTCAATGAATATCAATCACGTTTAAATTGGAAAGTAGCAGGGCAAAAAGTAAAACAATTGCTTTTAGAAAACATTTAA
- a CDS encoding FkbM family methyltransferase: MYQLRNAIAYLSRSTPYFRGKRRLGNAISRLSSNFNHNHECISKVKMQDGTWMQLDVRSRTEQWSYWTGYYDNDIILKLSNCLEEKCVVFDVGANIGFYSVPLGRKLQRLNGQLYAFEPVKSNFERLKTNISLNNLEETVRAYEIALGDDEGEIKISLENKNNSTTGNAVMVKGEIPVSYFGITSKAHLTKLDTFVKKQNIKKCHLIKIDVEGAEVMFLDGGSSFLSQTRPIIYGEFNNYFLPKFGNSFLDVVNIVSPWSYRFFEQKKSGQFIEIKKFKPDLEHIILAPSETPNSILNKLGVIQE, from the coding sequence GTGTATCAATTACGTAATGCAATTGCTTATTTATCTCGTTCTACACCCTATTTTAGAGGAAAACGTCGTTTGGGAAATGCAATTAGTCGTTTATCAAGTAATTTTAATCATAACCACGAATGTATTTCAAAGGTTAAAATGCAAGATGGGACTTGGATGCAATTAGATGTGCGAAGTCGAACAGAGCAGTGGTCTTATTGGACAGGTTATTATGATAACGACATAATTTTAAAATTGTCGAATTGCTTAGAAGAAAAATGTGTTGTATTTGATGTTGGCGCAAATATTGGGTTTTATTCAGTCCCATTGGGTCGCAAATTACAGAGACTAAATGGTCAATTATATGCCTTTGAGCCAGTTAAATCTAATTTTGAGCGTCTTAAAACTAACATTTCATTAAATAATTTAGAAGAGACTGTCAGAGCATACGAAATTGCATTAGGAGATGATGAAGGTGAGATCAAAATATCTCTGGAAAACAAAAATAATTCTACTACAGGCAATGCTGTAATGGTTAAAGGAGAAATACCAGTCAGCTATTTTGGTATAACTTCAAAAGCCCACTTAACAAAACTCGATACCTTTGTCAAAAAACAAAATATCAAAAAATGTCATCTAATCAAGATTGATGTTGAAGGGGCTGAAGTTATGTTTTTGGATGGTGGTTCGTCTTTTCTTAGTCAAACTCGCCCCATTATTTATGGTGAATTTAATAATTATTTCTTGCCAAAGTTTGGGAATTCATTTTTAGATGTAGTAAATATTGTTTCACCTTGGAGCTACCGCTTTTTTGAGCAAAAAAAATCTGGTCAATTTATTGAAATAAAAAAATTCAAGCCCGACCTTGAACATATAATACTAGCACCCTCGGAAACACCAAATTCAATTTTGAATAAGTTAGGAGTGATTCAGGAATAG
- a CDS encoding glycosyltransferase, with protein MNFKPLTSVIINNYNYKQFLSQAIDSVLSQSYLYTEIIVVDDGSNDSSREIIADYGTRVIPLLKENGGQASALNAGFAASKGEIIFFLDADDVFISNKVEELLKLFTQIIQHNPDAMISNYIQPIDEKGLTIDIDILNTLSTINDWRYLSKIRGKKNKLIDKVITKLSTPEQVYQFAVKYRFIPYLGMPTSGIAMTRSLAKKIFPIPSESIKTSADDFVVKGASLIGTVYLTNHVLTKYRIHGKNSWYGNQNLLPETYFNILDDFLNLKLISTGRKEVFSYFSSIHAKGYYRAKYKYQCSYKLIDLALKVVLWHINLMTISFFLKTVYLAIIFGFKKRNKINNK; from the coding sequence ATGAATTTTAAACCACTAACTAGTGTTATTATCAACAATTATAATTATAAGCAATTTTTGTCACAAGCGATTGACAGTGTTTTAAGTCAAAGTTATCTTTATACCGAAATCATTGTCGTCGATGATGGCTCTAATGATTCTTCTCGTGAAATTATTGCTGACTATGGAACTCGTGTAATTCCGTTGCTTAAAGAAAATGGTGGACAAGCTTCAGCATTAAATGCAGGTTTTGCAGCCAGCAAAGGAGAAATTATATTTTTTCTTGATGCTGATGATGTATTTATTTCTAATAAAGTGGAGGAGTTGTTGAAATTATTTACTCAGATAATTCAACACAATCCCGATGCAATGATTTCTAATTACATTCAACCTATAGATGAAAAAGGATTGACTATTGATATTGATATTTTGAATACTTTAAGTACTATCAATGATTGGAGATACTTATCTAAAATTCGAGGCAAAAAAAATAAATTAATAGACAAAGTAATAACCAAGTTAAGTACTCCCGAACAAGTCTATCAATTTGCTGTAAAGTATCGGTTTATCCCCTATCTGGGAATGCCTACTAGCGGTATAGCAATGACTCGTTCTCTTGCAAAAAAAATTTTTCCTATACCTAGCGAGTCTATTAAAACTTCAGCAGATGATTTTGTGGTTAAAGGAGCATCGTTGATTGGAACAGTTTATTTAACTAATCATGTTCTTACAAAGTACCGTATTCATGGAAAAAACAGTTGGTACGGGAATCAAAATCTACTTCCAGAGACTTACTTTAATATACTCGATGATTTTTTAAATTTAAAACTAATAAGCACTGGAAGAAAAGAAGTTTTCTCTTATTTTAGCTCTATTCACGCTAAAGGTTATTATCGAGCTAAATATAAATATCAATGTAGTTATAAATTAATTGATTTAGCGCTCAAAGTTGTTTTATGGCATATTAATTTAATGACTATATCTTTTTTCTTGAAAACAGTTTACTTGGCGATTATTTTTGGATTTAAAAAGAGGAATAAAATAAATAATAAATAA
- a CDS encoding DUF4327 family protein has product MIATVNFSIDEIKNEASDLVKTGKIAPHQPIYVLCEFISPREWICAECELEKNDYLLRDHICDLLAKEEWSED; this is encoded by the coding sequence ATGATTGCCACAGTTAACTTTTCTATTGATGAGATTAAAAATGAAGCCTCTGATCTAGTTAAAACAGGAAAGATCGCTCCTCATCAACCAATTTATGTTCTTTGCGAGTTTATTTCTCCAAGAGAATGGATTTGCGCTGAATGTGAATTAGAAAAAAACGATTATCTCTTAAGAGATCATATCTGCGATCTCTTAGCCAAAGAAGAATGGTCAGAAGATTAG
- a CDS encoding alpha-ketoglutarate-dependent dioxygenase AlkB — MQKQLNLDLFSTKKTDNKKHPEIVTLPSGESMPDGEVIMYRNFFEELESDQLFNELLGSINWRQDKIKMFGKEVDLPRLTAWYGDRGKSYKYSGINMNPDTWTPTLLSIKERVEKVVELNFNSVLLNLYRNGKDYVSWHSDDEPELEQNSIIASISFGETRRFQLRHKLNKDLDTIELALTHGSLLLMQGATQHFWKHQVPKTAKVLTERINLTFRIIT; from the coding sequence ATGCAAAAACAACTGAATCTCGATCTATTTTCTACCAAGAAAACTGATAATAAAAAACATCCTGAAATTGTAACTTTGCCATCAGGTGAATCTATGCCTGATGGAGAAGTGATTATGTATCGAAATTTTTTTGAAGAATTAGAAAGCGACCAACTATTCAACGAGTTACTAGGTAGTATAAATTGGCGACAAGATAAAATAAAAATGTTTGGTAAAGAAGTTGATTTACCTAGATTGACTGCTTGGTACGGAGATCGAGGTAAATCCTATAAATATTCAGGTATTAACATGAATCCCGATACCTGGACACCGACACTACTTTCAATTAAAGAAAGAGTTGAAAAAGTAGTAGAGCTAAACTTCAATAGTGTCTTATTAAACTTATATCGCAATGGAAAAGATTACGTTTCATGGCATAGTGACGATGAGCCAGAATTAGAGCAAAATTCAATTATTGCTTCAATCAGTTTTGGTGAAACAAGACGTTTTCAATTAAGACATAAATTAAATAAAGATTTAGATACAATCGAACTTGCTTTGACCCACGGTAGTCTACTACTAATGCAGGGTGCAACACAACATTTTTGGAAACATCAAGTACCAAAAACTGCCAAAGTATTGACGGAAAGAATTAATTTAACATTTAGAATAATCACTTAA
- a CDS encoding pentapeptide repeat-containing protein, protein MAQVIKKQELDQYNTTAMKVELLKAAYMAGRRDFSRSQLQNICLHKAHLAAINFSDAYLNRAILSKANLERAYFNRAILYAANLNQALMYQASLIEANLEKATLSHATLNHTNLSGANLRNANLEHAQLVWANLRGANLKDANLDKANLTGAKFGQTIMPDGSIRND, encoded by the coding sequence ATGGCACAGGTAATTAAAAAACAGGAATTAGATCAGTACAATACTACGGCAATGAAGGTGGAGTTACTGAAAGCTGCATATATGGCAGGTAGAAGAGATTTTTCGCGATCGCAATTACAAAATATATGTTTGCATAAAGCACATTTAGCAGCGATTAATTTTAGCGATGCCTATCTAAATCGGGCTATTTTAAGTAAAGCTAATCTTGAAAGAGCTTATTTCAATCGAGCAATTCTTTATGCTGCAAATCTCAACCAGGCACTAATGTATCAGGCTAGTTTGATTGAGGCAAATTTAGAAAAAGCCACCTTAAGTCATGCTACCTTGAATCATACTAATTTGAGTGGAGCAAATCTCAGAAATGCTAATCTCGAACACGCGCAATTAGTCTGGGCAAATCTACGGGGAGCAAATTTAAAAGATGCCAATCTTGATAAGGCGAATTTAACTGGTGCAAAGTTTGGTCAGACGATTATGCCCGATGGAAGTATTAGAAATGATTAG
- a CDS encoding ABC transporter ATP-binding protein/permease has product MNQFFYKFFYITKSNHKQLLVMMFLFIFISVLEVFGTGIIGPFIAIATNPDTVKNNYWLNLVYQQLHFNSHQQFLIILGLLVIITFYIKAFFSFNAQKSVFEFGYGLRGELASKLMKAYIEAPYSFHLGTNSATLIQNVVTSTDMVCLGLIMSLLTSISNAVIILALIILLVNTNSMALILIAIILLVSLGLLYPMKDRLVRWGSEGWKANGEMIRIMNHGLGGFKETRVLGCESYFQQQMAVQTQKYARNLSLASGYGNLPRFVVEAFMISFLIGFTLLFINLNQGNEENLTAVLGIFALASIRLLPATGNLISGINVIRTNTHALDRLFFDFKELEKRESRSNVESPTRSEDLSLNRDVQPILFEQQLTLDRLTYQYPNAHNKALKEISLTINKGQSIGLIGKSGSGKTTLVDVLLGLFMPQSGDIKVDGISVYNNLRAWQDQLGYVPQTIFLIDDTIERNIAFGVADNLIDQERLKKAVEMAQLTQVIEQLPNGIKTMVGERGVLLSGGQRQRIGIARVLYHEREILVFDEATAALDTETEKLVTEATKALSGKKTIIIIAHRLSTIEHCDQIFQLDRGQIIKSGSYQEVVLDN; this is encoded by the coding sequence ATGAATCAATTTTTTTATAAATTTTTTTATATTACAAAAAGTAATCACAAACAGCTACTAGTAATGATGTTTCTATTTATTTTTATTTCCGTTTTGGAGGTTTTTGGAACAGGAATAATTGGACCATTCATTGCGATAGCTACTAATCCAGATACAGTCAAGAATAATTATTGGCTAAATTTGGTTTATCAACAATTACATTTTAATTCGCACCAACAATTTCTAATTATTTTGGGTTTATTAGTAATTATTACTTTTTATATTAAAGCTTTTTTTAGTTTTAATGCTCAAAAATCAGTTTTTGAATTTGGCTATGGTTTGCGAGGTGAACTAGCATCAAAATTAATGAAAGCATATATAGAAGCACCTTATAGCTTTCACTTAGGAACTAACTCAGCAACTTTAATTCAAAATGTTGTCACCTCAACCGATATGGTTTGTCTAGGCTTAATTATGTCACTGTTGACCTCAATCTCTAATGCTGTGATTATCCTGGCATTAATAATATTACTGGTCAATACTAATTCAATGGCTTTAATTTTGATTGCCATTATTCTCTTAGTCAGCTTAGGTTTGTTATATCCTATGAAAGACCGTTTAGTTCGTTGGGGTAGTGAAGGATGGAAAGCAAATGGTGAGATGATTCGGATTATGAATCATGGTTTGGGTGGTTTTAAGGAAACTCGTGTACTAGGTTGTGAATCATATTTTCAGCAGCAAATGGCGGTTCAAACCCAAAAATACGCCAGAAATTTAAGTTTGGCTTCAGGTTATGGCAATCTACCCCGTTTTGTCGTCGAAGCGTTTATGATTAGCTTTTTAATTGGGTTTACGCTGTTATTTATCAATTTAAATCAAGGAAATGAAGAAAATCTAACTGCGGTTTTAGGTATTTTTGCTTTGGCATCGATTCGTTTATTGCCAGCAACTGGCAATTTAATTTCTGGTATTAACGTCATTCGCACTAATACTCATGCTCTTGATCGCCTCTTTTTTGACTTCAAAGAGTTAGAAAAAAGAGAGTCTAGATCTAATGTTGAATCTCCAACTCGTTCTGAAGATCTCTCACTCAATCGAGATGTACAACCTATACTTTTTGAGCAACAACTTACGTTAGATAGGCTTACTTATCAATATCCTAATGCTCATAACAAAGCTTTGAAAGAAATTTCTCTGACTATCAATAAAGGGCAATCGATTGGTTTAATTGGTAAATCTGGTTCTGGTAAGACTACTCTGGTTGATGTTTTATTAGGTCTTTTTATGCCGCAATCTGGGGATATTAAAGTTGATGGTATTTCTGTCTATAACAATTTACGTGCTTGGCAAGATCAACTGGGTTATGTTCCTCAAACAATTTTTTTAATTGACGATACGATTGAACGCAATATTGCTTTTGGAGTTGCTGATAACTTAATCGATCAAGAACGTTTAAAAAAAGCGGTTGAAATGGCTCAGTTGACTCAGGTAATCGAACAACTGCCAAATGGTATTAAAACTATGGTGGGAGAACGGGGAGTACTTTTATCGGGAGGACAACGACAGCGAATTGGAATTGCCCGAGTACTGTATCACGAAAGAGAAATTTTGGTGTTTGATGAAGCAACTGCTGCGTTGGATACAGAAACCGAAAAACTGGTAACAGAAGCGACTAAAGCCTTAAGTGGCAAAAAGACAATTATTATTATTGCTCATCGTCTTTCAACCATTGAACACTGCGATCAAATATTTCAACTTGATCGGGGTCAAATTATTAAATCGGGCAGTTATCAAGAAGTTGTCTTAGATAATTGA
- a CDS encoding glycosyltransferase translates to MNFQPFVSIIINNYNYDRFLAETINSALNQTYPETEVIVVDDGSTDNSRVIIAEYGDRIIPILQPNGKQASAFNNGFARSKGDIIIFLDSDDYLLPQALTEIANIWKPNLAKVHYRLNVVNGKGESLGYSCPQGSSPLSSGKVWQTLLEKGGYVSTPTSGNALNRQVLSKLFPIPDEYKLTADDYLSFQVPFYGEVAAIEEPLGVYRVHDSNQWALATVTGDRFKRFVRHDLQNFALLSNKAAEFGYKIPPDLEQRAIGRLWSRIISLRLNGKTHLVESDRSTKLIYQGIRSLWKYSDFNVPKRLVYSLWFIWVGWMPLPLAKLAIAWLYAPHQRPKLIDWTVTKFRQLVK, encoded by the coding sequence ATGAATTTTCAACCTTTTGTCAGTATTATTATTAATAATTATAACTACGATCGCTTTTTAGCCGAAACAATTAACAGTGCTTTAAATCAAACCTATCCCGAGACTGAAGTGATTGTAGTTGATGATGGCTCAACGGATAATTCCCGTGTAATTATAGCTGAGTATGGCGATCGCATCATCCCGATTCTGCAACCCAACGGCAAACAAGCATCCGCTTTTAATAATGGATTTGCTAGAAGCAAAGGAGATATTATTATCTTTCTTGATTCCGATGATTATTTATTGCCTCAAGCACTAACGGAAATCGCTAACATCTGGAAACCAAATCTAGCAAAGGTGCATTACCGTCTTAATGTAGTTAACGGGAAAGGAGAATCTTTAGGTTATTCTTGTCCTCAAGGAAGTTCCCCTTTATCTAGTGGCAAAGTCTGGCAAACACTGTTAGAAAAAGGAGGATATGTCAGCACTCCCACCAGTGGCAATGCTCTTAATCGTCAGGTTTTAAGCAAATTATTTCCTATTCCTGATGAATATAAGCTAACAGCAGACGATTATCTATCTTTTCAAGTACCTTTTTATGGAGAAGTTGCAGCCATTGAAGAGCCTTTGGGAGTGTATCGAGTCCACGATAGCAATCAATGGGCATTAGCTACCGTAACAGGCGATCGCTTTAAGCGTTTTGTTCGCCATGACCTCCAAAATTTTGCCTTGTTAAGCAATAAAGCAGCAGAATTTGGTTATAAAATTCCTCCAGATCTCGAACAACGTGCAATTGGTCGTCTTTGGTCGCGAATTATCTCTCTTAGACTTAATGGTAAAACCCATCTAGTCGAGAGCGATCGCTCTACCAAATTAATTTATCAAGGAATTCGTAGTCTCTGGAAATATTCTGATTTTAATGTTCCCAAACGATTAGTTTATAGTCTTTGGTTTATTTGGGTTGGCTGGATGCCTTTACCATTAGCCAAACTAGCGATCGCTTGGTTATACGCACCACATCAACGTCCTAAATTAATTGATTGGACTGTGACTAAATTTCGTCAATTAGTAAAGTAA